From one Rhizobium rosettiformans genomic stretch:
- a CDS encoding GFA family protein, translating into MTRQVHSGGCQCGAIRYKISGELGYPHICHCRMCQKASGSFFMALAGSRQEDFLLMRGEPSWFQSSDPCGRGFCKDCGTPLFFRTKGSPYISVTIGSLDKPEIAEPISQDGVESRVSYFDKLFNLPQNETDRSDLPAGNAGIAATSRQHPDHDTVAWPPKRT; encoded by the coding sequence ATGACCCGACAGGTACATTCCGGTGGCTGTCAATGCGGCGCAATCCGCTACAAGATATCAGGCGAGCTCGGTTACCCGCATATCTGTCACTGCCGTATGTGCCAGAAGGCGAGCGGCAGTTTCTTCATGGCGCTGGCCGGCTCGCGGCAGGAGGATTTTCTCCTGATGCGCGGCGAACCGAGCTGGTTCCAATCATCAGACCCGTGCGGGCGCGGCTTCTGCAAGGACTGCGGCACGCCGCTCTTCTTCCGCACCAAGGGCTCGCCCTATATCAGCGTCACGATCGGCAGCCTCGATAAGCCAGAGATCGCCGAGCCCATTTCGCAAGACGGCGTCGAAAGTCGCGTTTCCTATTTCGACAAGCTCTTCAATCTTCCGCAGAACGAAACCGACCGTTCGGACCTTCCGGCGGGCAATGCCGGGATCGCCGCCACATCTAGGCAGCATCCCGATCACGATACGGTGGCCTGGCCACCGAAGAGGACATGA